The DNA segment TAGTAGTAGTGGAGCCGAGCTGTTAAAACCCTCCACGAACAAGACCACCTCCACTCAACGGCATAATAGGCGTCCAGATTCCGCCGTAGATTTGTCAAAATTTCTCCCCAATTTACGAATCTCAGCTTGTATACTCAATCTGGATGATCAGTTGTTGGTAGTTTTCTGATCTATTCCTTGTTCGTTTTGAGTTGTTTGCGTGTTTGATTGTTTACTGTAGAGTTTTGAGCACTTGTAGCGATGATCTGTATGTGTGCTGGCCCTTAATCTATTTGTTCGATGGTGatgtttggaatttttttgTATGCCATACGATGTTATGGCGCAATTTTCCGTTTTTTACATTTCATGTTGTAGATATAGATTTACGTGTCCTCTCCAATGTTGGATTTAACTTCCTGCTACGTTATTCGGAAATTAGTTTTTAGGTCGACAAGCAATGCGATTTTAAGAATAGTTGAGTCGGAAGGACGGCGGGCTTTGAGAATTTTTCAGTCTTGTGATTGCAAAATCATTTCATTGAGCTTGATATTTATCATGAGTTTTTTTTTCAGGGTAATTTGATGGTGCTGAAGGATTTAAGTTAAAAAATAAACTGGTGGGATAAAAGAGAAAAAACAGCAAGAGTCGTTGGTTCTTCACAAATACCGGCGTAGTTTACTGGCGTAGTTTACTATCTTTGTTTCCCTAGAAGCAAACTTCAAAATACAGCGACCAGGTTCAGGGGGTGACTTGCCCCAAAGTGGCGAGTTTAACCCTTACCCTGTAGCTCGGAGGGTGAACTCCTTCCAAGCTGTTGCAATGGATGAGGATGTGGAGGTTGGGAACTTGGTGTCTTATCAGGACAGGCCAAGGACATTCCCTAATATGCGAGGCAAACCTTACATGCCATTGGTAAGGGCATTTATTTCCTTTCGAGTTGTCAAAGTAGAACCTTGTCTTTTGTAACTTGTTGTTCATTCTCTTATTTTTTGCTCCACAGTTTTTACTCTAATGAGTTCAATTTCAAGTGATAATTGACAATAACATCCAATGGGTTGTCAAGAAGTAGTCATTGGGGGGGGATAAACTTTTGTATTGGGTTATAGTTTTTGAATTGCGTGTCTCTCCAAATAAGAAAACATTGCAGACAAAGTAAAATAAGACGGTACGTCAAAAACCTGTTTTGTCAGGTTTATTCAAGTTTGCAACACTATACAATTTGGTAAATTTACCTGTCATCCGTAACATAAATCCATGTTTTCAAATTCCCTCTATTGGCTGTCTTtatcttattttaattttttggatGCAAGGAGATAAATGTGCTTCTGATCCTGTGAATTGCTTCCTTGTCTATATCGGTTCAGAAGTGACTGACACCAAATAAACTTGCCTACTCATCACCTTCAATTCGAATTTGGATAATCCTCAGGATCTTCTTCTAGACACCAATTGTGTGGAAATAAGGACTAAGAAAAAGTAGCAGTACAAATTTAGCTTGGTTTCTTATATTCAATTTGAGAATTGTTGCTTTTTCCTGTGGATGTTGTACATTAAATCATTGCAAAGCTGCTTCAGTTTCCTATTCTTGTTTTGTTCCATTATTTCTTTAATGATCTTCTAACATTTTGCTTTCTGTTTCATTTTAACATATTTACTTGTTATTGCTTTCTGCAGATCTTTCGCATTATCATGAGAATAAATGTCCGTGTACTTTTTATGCTTCTGCTCTTGGGACTTGGAACTATCTTTTATATTGGTGCAAGAACCTCGCCGATTATAGTATTTGTATTTTCAGTTTGCATAGTCAGTTTTGTCTTGTCAACTTATCTTACTAAGTGGGTGCTCAGTAAGGATGAGGGGCCCCCTGAGATGGTCCAGGTAATGTTTTTCTTTACCATCTTGTCCATTTCCAGTTTACTCTATATTCACACTGAAGCATGTCTTTATTATTCTTAGTTACTCTTTTCTGTATTTGAGCTTCTTGTTTTTCGTGGTAGATATCAGATGCTATACGTGACGGTGCTGAAGGTTTTTTTAGGACACAATATGGAACTATCTCTAAGATGGCTATTTTACTAGGATTAGTGATCCTCAGCATATACCTGTTTCGCAGTACAACTCCTCAACAAGAATCTTCTGGTTTGGGGAGGTAATATTTGGATTTCTGTTTTCCATATGGTATTTGGCAATTTGCCTTCTTTGTCTCCTCAAACAGCAAGTTAGCATATCATGGACAGAGAAGTTTCTGAAAATGCATCGACTATGATTTCAGGTCAACAACTGCATTTGTTACTGTTGCGTCTTTTCTTCTTGGAGCCCTGTGTTCTGGTATTGCTGGCTACGTAGGAATGTGGGTCTCTGTGCGTGCAAATGTTCGAGTTGCAAGTGCAGCTAGACGATCTGCTCGAGAGGCATTGCAGGTTTTTTACTCTTTATGTTTACCTATATTTCACCATTTGCAACTAGAAAAAATTTAACGAGTTATCAACACTCTTGTGCAGATTGCTGTTCGTGCTGGTGGTTTTTCGGCTTTGGTGGTTGTTGGTATGGCTGTAATTGGTATTGCTATACTTTATGCAGCATTTTATGTTTGGTTGGGTGTGGACTCGCCTGGTGCAATGAAGGTTACCGACTGTAAGTTCCTGTCTCTCATCTTCCCAACACTCTTGTCAACTTCGAAATGCTGTTATTTTTAATCTTGTGGCAACCAATGTAAGCTATCCATACTCTGACCCTTCATTTCTTTCCTAGTGCCACTTCTTCTTGTCGGATATGGTTTTGGAGCTTCATTTGTTGCACTTTTTGCTCAGCTGGGCGGTGGAATTTTTACAAAAGCAGCTGATGTTGGAGCGGACCTTGTTGGGAAAGTGGAGCAGGGTATTCCTGAAGATGACCCTCGTAATCCTGCTGTAATTGCTGATTTGGTAAGTTTGTCTTGCCATATTTGATTGTTTACATCTAGTTACATTTTGGGTTGTACTAGTCAAGATCCTCATAGGAGATTGACAAACTTACAGACACGATTTCTCATTTTTACAATTTTTACGATTTTATGATTGAGGTACTAGATCTTATATAGTGAGTGAGCTTGGGAAAGCATTGGTTTGGTTTTTATGACTGCTCACGTCATTTGTTATGTTAAAGGTCGGAGACAATGTTGGAGATTGCGCTGCTCGTGGTGCCGATCTGTTCGAGAGTATTTCTGCAGAAATAATCAGCGCCATGATTCTTGGTGGAACAATGGCACAGCGCTGTAAAATCGAAGGTATGACCTTTACTTGTAGCATACCTGCCAATTTTACTgtattttcacaatttttaacATGCACTCATGGGGGATGGGCTGCATTTGCATGGTTTCAATGAGAGataactgcatacaccaaataTTTTGAGCTTGAATACAGATCATACATTAAAGAATGAAAATTTTATCGGTATCATGTGCAATTAGCACCTCTTCCCCAGCTTAACTTATTCATGTTATAATTAATGGCCTTTTGAACTATGTATTCATGGGAATAGGCAACTTCacaattattttgaaatttactAACTATTGGTATCATGTGCAAGTTATCTTTTAATGCCAAAAAAAGAGCCTAAATCCATGGAAATAGGCAACTTCACAATTATTTCCTACTAACAATTTCCTTGGGCTCATTTGTTATCCCGGTTTATCTTGTTGTAATAGTTTACATGAACACACAGTCTAGCATTAGTCGGTTGATTTGAATGGATTCATCACAAGAGATATGGGGTGGTCTATATAGGAATTTCGAGGAAATAGAAAAGTATTTTTTAATGTCTAAAGAAAGAAAGCTGGTAAGGCAGTGATCATGAGCGGCAGAACTCAGAAGCCTGAACAAGGACTAGAGAAACAAAATGGGTTTGGGGTTGATTAGTACATTTGAATTTTGAGGTGATTAGGGTTAACGAATTTTTGTTCTTTATTCACCGGATTAGGAAGAATAATTTCCTGGAGGATGGGCAACTTCCCCGGGCTCATATGTTCTGGTTTTTGTTGTAATAGTTTACATGAACACAGTCTAGCATTAGTCGATTGTCTTTTTTAATGTCTAAAGAAAGACTGCTGGTAAGGCAGTGATAAGGAGCGGCAAAAACCCGAACATGGACTAGATAGACCAAATGGGTTTGGGGTCGATTAGTATATTTGAGCTGATTTCGGTAAACAGAATTCTGCTCTTTATTCACTGTATTAGGATCTAGGAAGGATAATTTCCTGGAGGATGGGAAATATTGTAAACCCTGTTCTTTTTGGAAGCATATTGTCAGGTTAATGGTCATTTTCAGAATCCAATGTATTGAGTTTGAACATTGGGCAGAAATTAAATGGCGAATGACTTGTTTCTAGCGTCTGCATCTTAATTGCATGGATTCATTTTGTCTATATTTGTGCTTAAAATTGTGATTGTCTATCCTTTTTGAGATATCTACTATTTGTAGGCACTAACATCATCTGGGACGTAGAAATTTCTCTGTTTTGTAACAGTAATCCTCTTGGAGACATTTATATGGTCTATGATAATTGTCTCTATTAGCACTAGCAGTGTTAGTGGGGatttagcatgacaatctatgGTAAAATTTGGGTTGCCTTTGGCCTGATATCATGGCGTATTCCTGCATCATAATCACAAATAAGCGTAGTCTGCCTTCTATTCATAGAAAATATTGTTTATGGCCTCTCCAGGTCCATATGTCAGTCAGGTTGAGAATGCCATCTGATTTATCTGGTTGCTAATTCAAAAAGAATCATCTTCTATAGAATTAACCTGAGTGGTTGCTGTGTTTCTCTCCAGAGTCTTTTGCTCTTGAAAGAAATCACGGTCCTGGCTTTTCACCCCTTGATCAAAACACGTATTTTACTAGTTTtgttgttatttaatttttggatcCCCTTGATCAAAACACGTGTTTTACAAGTTTTTTGGTTCTTTAATTTTTGGCTTTCTGCTAATCTATTGCTGTTACATTTTTGGCTTGCTATGTATATTCAACCGATTTTATCGTTAGGACTATTCAATGCTGGTCTGGATACATGATAAAGAGATGATTTTGCATGATAATTGTTTTACCGTTGCCGAACAAAATTTAAGTGGTTGCTGTATATCAATTGCATGCAGATCCATCGGGATTCATTTTGTTTCCTCTCGTTGTTCACTCATTTGACCTGGTGATATCATCGGTGGGAATCTTTTCCATTCGGAATACACGTGACTCTGGAGTCATTGGGGCTGTAGAGGATCCAATGGCAGTTCTTCAGAAAGGATATTCTGTGACAATAATCCTAGCTGTTATCGTTTTTGGTTTGGTAATATTTTTATAGATTCTTGGAGCATCATTCTTTGGATTCTTCTGCATGTGATTTTATTTCTCTCTGTCTCCCTCTTCCTTTCTCGTTCCTTCTTCCCTTTGTGTGTGCATTCATGTGTTTTTCGTTCCTGGTGATTCTCTCCCTTGCTCAATTTGCTGATGGTGAAATGCATTGGCAGTGCACACGCTGGATGCTATATACTGAACAAGCACCTTCTGCTTGGTTGAACTTTGCCTTGTGTGGTTTGGTTGGGATTATGATGGCTTATATTTTTGTATGGATCTCCAAATATTACACCGACTACAAGCATGAACCCGTACGCAATTTAGCACTCTCCAGCTCCACTGGACATGGAACAAACATAATTGCTGGAGTTAGTTTGGGTCTCGAGTCAACAGCTCTTCCTGTCCTCGTGATAAGCGCATCTATTATTTCAGCATTTTGGTTGGGTCAGACTTCAGGACTGGTTGACGAATCTGGAAACCCAACTGGTGGGTTATTTGGAACAGCTGTTGCGACAATGGGAATGCTCAGTACAGCAGCTTATGTTCTGACTATGGATATGTTTGGTCCAATAGCTGATAATGCTGGAGGGATTGTTGAAATGAGTCAGCAGGTACAAAGGAATATATATCTTATAATGTTTACCTGTGAATGTGAGGTTTGTCTTGTAATTAGGCATCAATAATACTCTTTGTGTGTcttatcaaaaaaaataatactctTTGTGTGAGACTTTAGTGGTTTTGATAATGATCTTTATATGAGGCTTTATGGAACATTTGACTCTTACAGCCTGAAAGCGTCCGGGAGATTACTGATCTTCTCGATGCGGTTGGGAATACTACAAAAGCTACCACCAAGGGCTTTGCCATTGGATCTGCATCACTAGCATCTTTTCTTTTGTTTAGTGCTTATATGGATGAAATATCTGCCTTTTCACAATTACCCTTTAATCAGGTAGATTCTCTCAATCTTGCAACTTGTAGCGTTGTATTTTTTGTGACTTCTGTTGTCATGAATTGATATCTATTTACTTATATCGTATggttattttttcattttagttATATATCGTTTCTTCTCTTGGGCCGCTTTTACAGGTTGACATTGCCATTCCTGAAGTTTTTATTGGTGGACTGTTGGGCTCTATGCTTATATTTCTCTTTAGTGGTTGGGCCTGTTCAGCAGTTGGTCGAAGTGCACAAGAGGTTGTCAATGAAGTAAGAAGACAGTTTATCGAGAGACCTGGCATCATGGTTTGTATGCTGCCTACTTTCTTTTGGACTTCTTAATTTCATATGCCATGTCTTAGTCATAATAACGAATCATCTACCATTTCTCTTTCAGGATTACAAGGAGAAACCAGATTATGGTCGATGTGTATCAATCGTTGCAGCTGCCTCTTTGAAGGAGATGATAAAGCCTGGAGCATTGGCCATCATATCTCCTATAGCAGTTGGTTTGTCTCTACATCTTTTTCCCAAGCCTTTGTTACTTTTAGTTGGTTTTGTAACCAATGCATCATGAGTCATAAGATGTGACTATAATGTTGAAAAAACGCGACATAATTTTGCATGGTGCATCTATAAGGGGTTTGCCTTCGCATTTTAGAAGCAATGTGTTACGGGACAAATACTTATAAGCCATGTATTGATAATAGAAGCCCAACAATACAAGCCCAACAAGATAGGGTAGTTTGTTATGCATGTGCAGGGTATAAAAGGGAGGATGAGAGATGTATTGAGGCAGAATGTTGGTTGTTACGTGAGTCTAGCATTGCTAGGGCAAGAGGGATCTTCTTCCCTCTTGAGTGGAGTAGTAGGAGAGTCATTTCTCTTTGTTCCTTTATTCTGCAAGTTTACTGGATTTAATATTATTGTTATTGTCGATATTGCTGAGATTCATCTTCATTATACCGTGTATTTTCAAGATAGAACTCTTGGGGTTCTATCAATTGGTCCGACCTGCCAAGCCAGCTGAGGGACTTCCATGGCTTCATCATGCTCTGATACTATGTTCGAGAAGGGGTTACTTTCTCGGGAAGAAACACATTGGGTTACCCAAACCAAATTACAATCCAGATTACAATCTTTGGATGGACGGATTAGTGTTTTAACTACTGCAATTCAAGGATTGGCTGATGCTGTGAGGAATAACCTCAAAAAGGATGAGGGTGCTTGGGTGGTAGATGTGAAAGGGAATTGGATAGATCAGGATCGATCGAGATGGGAGAGAgatcagaaaactcaagttcGACCATGTACCTTTGACGAGAACCTGGAATTTGTTCAACAAATGCTGCGGAAAGTCAAGCAGCTGTCCGAGGTGAAGGGTAGTAGTCATCCTCTCCTTGATGAGAGGAGTTCCCCAGATGAGATCTCGAACCACACATTGCAACTCATCGCTGAGAAGCCAAACTTGGTCGCAAAATCCATGGTTCTGACAACAAAAATGCAAGTGCCTCAGAAATATACTATAAGACGAGCTGCAACTCGCCAAAACACTTTCGACATCGGGGGCGACGGTGCGAATAGTATAGAGCTAGAAAAAGATGGAACAGAGGAAGCCGAACTCCAGTTGTATAAGAACCATATTTCTGGAAGATTGAAGTCTCCGGACCTATGGGGGAGAGATTTGATTGGCTGGGTCTCTCAAGATACACGAAGCGGCGAGATCGATGTTGACATCTCTCCTCTGCGGTGTATCGCGGCACTAAGGGGGCTGCCGATCTGGAGGTATGATCCATGGGTTGACGACACTAAGATGACAGCCCAAATTGTTAATTGGAAGGAATTGGGCTCAAGTTGGCCCATTCACAAGCATGTTAGGTATAAAGAGTGGGCCCAAATAATTAACAGCGTGAAATAATCTAATATCCATTCGCGCTTTTGCGTTTTCATTATCTATGATTATGAACACACGACCCGAGACGGGGAGGGCACCATCGACGGGCAGTCGCACTTGATCAGAAGGGGTGCCACCTCACAAACCATTATCACCGATGACCGAAAGAAACAAGGCAATGGAAAACAAGAACAAGTGAAAGAGTATGCGGCAGCAGAAGTAAAGGCTGGAAAAGCAAAAAAGGGCGAAACCCTTTTGCTTAAGGACTCCATTGACGGGAAGTACGTCCGTAGGGAAGGAGTTGGTTTTAACACAGGAAGTAGACCCGTTTGTCTTTCGTGGTGGAAAAAGAAGAGGCTGGTGTTTGCACCCACAGTTCGGGGCCTGGAATGGAAGCCGCTGAGAACCTTGGAAGTGAAGAAGATCACGACCCTTGGCAGTGGGCATCCAATCTGGCATGAATACTTGCGGTTGGCTATGGAAAATGAAGTGCCACAATACTGGGCAGTACAAATCTATGAAGATGA comes from the Henckelia pumila isolate YLH828 chromosome 1, ASM3356847v2, whole genome shotgun sequence genome and includes:
- the LOC140890068 gene encoding pyrophosphate-energized membrane proton pump 3 isoform X2; translation: MAILLGLVILSIYLFRSTTPQQESSGLGRSTTAFVTVASFLLGALCSGIAGYVGMWVSVRANVRVASAARRSAREALQIAVRAGGFSALVVVGMAVIGIAILYAAFYVWLGVDSPGAMKVTDLPLLLVGYGFGASFVALFAQLGGGIFTKAADVGADLVGKVEQGIPEDDPRNPAVIADLVGDNVGDCAARGADLFESISAEIISAMILGGTMAQRCKIEDPSGFILFPLVVHSFDLVISSVGIFSIRNTRDSGVIGAVEDPMAVLQKGYSVTIILAVIVFGLCTRWMLYTEQAPSAWLNFALCGLVGIMMAYIFVWISKYYTDYKHEPVRNLALSSSTGHGTNIIAGVSLGLESTALPVLVISASIISAFWLGQTSGLVDESGNPTGGLFGTAVATMGMLSTAAYVLTMDMFGPIADNAGGIVEMSQQPESVREITDLLDAVGNTTKATTKGFAIGSASLASFLLFSAYMDEISAFSQLPFNQVDIAIPEVFIGGLLGSMLIFLFSGWACSAVGRSAQEVVNEVRRQFIERPGIMDYKEKPDYGRCVSIVAAASLKEMIKPGALAIISPIAVGLVFRVLGHYTGHPLLGAKVVAAMLMFATVSGILMALFLNTAGGAWDNAKKYIETGALGGKGSDCHKAAVTGDTVGDPFKDTAGPSIHVLIKMLATITLVMAPVFL
- the LOC140890068 gene encoding pyrophosphate-energized membrane proton pump 3 isoform X1 encodes the protein MDEDVEVGNLVSYQDRPRTFPNMRGKPYMPLIFRIIMRINVRVLFMLLLLGLGTIFYIGARTSPIIVFVFSVCIVSFVLSTYLTKWVLSKDEGPPEMVQISDAIRDGAEGFFRTQYGTISKMAILLGLVILSIYLFRSTTPQQESSGLGRSTTAFVTVASFLLGALCSGIAGYVGMWVSVRANVRVASAARRSAREALQIAVRAGGFSALVVVGMAVIGIAILYAAFYVWLGVDSPGAMKVTDLPLLLVGYGFGASFVALFAQLGGGIFTKAADVGADLVGKVEQGIPEDDPRNPAVIADLVGDNVGDCAARGADLFESISAEIISAMILGGTMAQRCKIEDPSGFILFPLVVHSFDLVISSVGIFSIRNTRDSGVIGAVEDPMAVLQKGYSVTIILAVIVFGLCTRWMLYTEQAPSAWLNFALCGLVGIMMAYIFVWISKYYTDYKHEPVRNLALSSSTGHGTNIIAGVSLGLESTALPVLVISASIISAFWLGQTSGLVDESGNPTGGLFGTAVATMGMLSTAAYVLTMDMFGPIADNAGGIVEMSQQPESVREITDLLDAVGNTTKATTKGFAIGSASLASFLLFSAYMDEISAFSQLPFNQVDIAIPEVFIGGLLGSMLIFLFSGWACSAVGRSAQEVVNEVRRQFIERPGIMDYKEKPDYGRCVSIVAAASLKEMIKPGALAIISPIAVGLVFRVLGHYTGHPLLGAKVVAAMLMFATVSGILMALFLNTAGGAWDNAKKYIETGALGGKGSDCHKAAVTGDTVGDPFKDTAGPSIHVLIKMLATITLVMAPVFL